From Zingiber officinale cultivar Zhangliang chromosome 5B, Zo_v1.1, whole genome shotgun sequence, the proteins below share one genomic window:
- the LOC121984180 gene encoding cytochrome P450 703A2-like: MEMVNIGDITFSTPLVLILIMSILLLWAAEKRLRVSRLPPGPTRWPIVGNLMQIGILPHKDMAHFCSSYGPLVYLRLGTVDAITTDDPAVVREILVRQDDLFASRPKLVCALQLSYGGRGIVFAPIGPQWKRLRRTCVEHLLTARRFESFSENRALEALQLMRDVREKACKGEIIEVNQVLGAFTMNNVTRMLLGTRYLGTGPAEGAELLSLTNQLFCLLGSFYPGDYLPLWRWLVDFFVGTEKKIREISRRLDGFLQRIIDEHRQAIEAKNQTDGGHGEDRDFVVVLLSLQMDVREMKAIMLDIFAGGTDTSAVAIEWAMAEAIKNPKVLERAREELDRVVGPDRMVRESDLGDLNYLRCIVRETFRMHPPVPLLVPHESTQATELMGYDIPAKTRVFINAHALGRNKRVWGDDADEFQPERHLPAADGEKVEVLRKGELEILPFGAGKRRCPGVTGGMTLVLLALANLFHGFDWEALEEIDMEEAFGLVLRKAKPLRAMARPRLAPALFQ, encoded by the coding sequence ATGGAGATGGTTAATATAGGAGACATTACATTCTCAACTCCTCTTGTTCTAATTCTCATAATGTCCATCCTTCTGCTCTGGGCTGCTGAGAAGAGGCTCCGTGTGTCCAGGCTTCCACCAGGCCCTACAAGGTGGCCAATCGTCGGTAACCTGATGCAGATCGGCATTCTCCCCCACAAGGACATGGCTCACTTCTGCTCCTCCTACGGCCCGCTTGTCTATCTCCGCCTCGGCACCGTCGACGCCATCACCACCGACGACCCGGCCGTCGTCCGCGAGATCCTCGTCCGGCAGGACGACCTATTCGCATCCCGCCCGAAGTTGGTGTGCGCCCTCCAGTTGAGCTATGGAGGTAGGGGCATCGTCTTCGCTCCGATTGGCCCGCAATGGAAACGACTGCGCCGGACCTGCGTGGAGCACCTCCTCACCGCCAGGCGCTTCGAGTCTTTTTCCGAGAACAGGGCGCTGGAGGCGCTCCAACTCATGCGCGATGTGCGAGAGAAGGCGTGCAAAGGCGAAATAATCGAAGTGAACCAGGTGCTCGGCGCCTTCACGATGAACAACGTGACGAGGATGCTCCTGGGGACGCGGTACTTAGGGACCGGCCCAGCCGAGGGGGCTGAGCTGTTGAGCCTCACGAACCAACTGTTTTGTCTTCTGGGGTCGTTCTATCCCGGCGACTACCTGCCTTTGTGGAGGTGGCTCGTCGACTTTTTCGTCGGGACGGAGAAGAAGATTAGGGAGATTTCCCGGAGGCTGGATGGGTTCCTGCAGAGGATTATCGACGAACACCGGCAAGCCATTGAAGCAAAGAATCAAACAGATGGTGGGCATGGCGAGGACAGGGACTTCGTTGTTGTGCTGCTTTCATTGCAGATGGATGTTAGGGAGATGAAAGCCATAATGCTAGATATATTCGCGGGGGGGACTGATACTTCTGCGGTGGCGATCGAGTGGGCGATGGCGGAGGCGATCAAGAACCCAAAGGTGCTGGAGCGGGCACGGGAAGAGCTGGACAGAGTGGTTGGACCGGATCGTATGGTCCGAGAGTCTGACTTGGGAGATCTGAATTACCTCCGGTGCATAGTCCGGGAGACCTTCCGGATGCACCCTCCGGTGCCGCTTCTGGTTCCCCACGAGTCGACGCAGGCGACCGAACTCATGGGGTACGACATCCCGGCGAAGACGCGGGTGTTCATCAATGCGCACGCATTGGGGAGGAACAAACGCGTGTGGGGCGACGACGCAGACGAATTTCAGCCTGAAAGGCACCTCCCAGCTGCTGACGGGGAGAAGGTCGAGGTTCTCCGCAAGGGTGAGCTCGAGATCTTACCCTTCGGCGCGGGGAAGAGGAGGTGCCCCGGCGTGACGGGGGGAATGACGTTGGTGTTGTTGGCCCTCGCGAATCTCTTCCATGGCTTCGACTGGGAGGCGCTGGAAGAGATCGACATGGAAGAGGCGTTCGGCTTGGTCCTGCGCAAAGCGAAGCCGCTGCGGGCCATGGCGCGACCACGTTTGGCTCCTGCCCTGTTTCAGTGA